In Anaerolineae bacterium, the DNA window CAGGGGGTGATTAGCCCGCCGGATATGATCTTCCGTCACATTAAACCCGGCTATGGCTCGAACTCGTTGCTGGGCTTGGTCAACCAGGGAGAAGAGGGCATAATCAGCGCCCAGAAACCGGGTGCAAGCCTCAAAGAAAGCGCCAATGACCTCCTCAACTTGTAAGGCGCCCGCAAGTTTCTGCGTTAATTGCTGTAAGGTTTGGGTTTCTTGCAGGCGTTCTTCGGCTTCTCTTTGCGCCTGGGCTACACTCTCAAATAAGGCGGCATTATGAATGGCAATGGCTATCTGGGCGGCAAGCGTGGTTTGGATGCGCACGTCTTCGTCCGTGAAGGAGCCAATTTTATCCGCTTGCACATCAAGTACACCTAACATGCGGTCACCCACCAGTAAGGGTATAGCCAACTCCGAACACGTATCAGGTAGCAAGGGGTTAGCCAACCAATCAGGGTCTTCCCGCACATTATTCACCACCACCCCTTGCCGGGTACGCGCCGCTCGCGCCGCCAACGACTGGACCTGGGCCAGGGGAATATGCCATCCTTGAGCCACCATCTGCCGGCCCACCTGGCCCGCCCCGGCGGCCAGGTCAAGTGTATCTCCGGTTTGGTTAAGCAAGTAAATATGCGCGTGATATAAATTAAATCGCTCTTTGGTCAGGTCCACCACGGTTTGTAATAGTTCTTGGGTATCCAAAATGGTAGAGGTAGCCGTACTCACCTGAGCCACGGTTTCCAACTGAGCAGCCCGTTTGGCCATAATTTGTTCCGATAGTTTACGCTCGGTAATGTCTCTGGAGATACCAAAAGTGCCAATAATATGTCCGTCTTGATTATGCAGGGGCATCTTGGTGGTCAGAACCCACGTCTCATGACCATCCGGCCAGGTTTCCTTTTCCTCCAAGTCCACGACGGGCTGGCCGGTTTTAATAATCCGCTGTTCATCCTCAAACGCCGGGCGGGCATGCTCCTCGGTAAAAAAATCAAAATCCGTTTTGCCCACCGCCTGCTCGGGATCGCTCAAGCCAAACATCTGGGCTTGTGATTTGCTGATTCTCAGAAAACGACTATCAGTATCTTTAAAATAAATCCGATCTGGCACATTATCCAACATAGTTTGCAGTAGATTTTGGGCCCGGGCCAATGCCTCTTCTGTCCGTTTAAGTTCGGTAATTTCTCGACCCAGGCCCACAACCCCAATGATATTGCCTTGATTATCCCGCAAAGGCACTTTGGTGGCCAGATTCCATCTTATCACCCGGCCATCTTCGTCTATCTCTAAAGGTTCTTCACGGTTAATCACCGGTTTTCCAGACTGGATGACGGCCTGTTCATCGGCATAGAATCGTTCGGCCAACTCCGGCGGCACAAGATCAAAGTCCGACTTGCCCACAATTTCGTCCGGGCTGGTTTTACCCATACGCCGCACTGTAGCCACATTGCAAACGATAAATCGGCTCTGAGTATCTTTGGCATAGATCCGGTCCGGCACATTATCTATCAATGAACGCAGCAAGTTACGCTCCTCGTCCAGAACGGCTTGGGCCTGTTGATACTCAGATATTTGTTTGTGGGCCACTTCGGGGCCGGATTGCCCCTGAAGGGGAGACCCCGTTTCTTCTTGATCTACCTGTAAAGGAATAGTTTGAGGGGACGGCTCCATCTCTGAGGGTGAGAGCTTCTCCGGGGACGGCGCCGTTTCCATAGCCAATGAGATAGCAGCGCGGGTTTCGGCTAAAACCTGCCATAAAAATTTACTGGCTTCTAAATTAGTCACCACGGGAACAAGGGTTTGTCCAAGACATTCCACTTCCAGAGCAGGATCAGGGGGGAAAATATCTTGCGGCCAGCGATGGGGAACTTCCTCTACCCGTCCATCAAAAAGACGGCAGAGCGGATCGGATGTTTCAGACTCAAATGTTTCGATGACAGCCTTTAAGAGTCTACGCGCAGAACCTACCCGCCGCTCGACAGAAAAAGCTTCATAACCTACGCCACTTTCTGCCAGGAGCTGGGCATAAGTTTCAGCCAGATTCGCCATGTTTAGCGTAATAAAATTCGCAAACTCTTTCAATGCTGGCATAGCATACTCCTTGGGTTAGAAAAGAACAGAGCAACTTCCTTTAACATAATTATAGTAAATTATTGCTCTGCGCACAACCTTCCCTTTTTCCTACTCTATCCGGTGAGACGGTGGAACTCTGCCAAAATTGAGGCGGCCAGAGCCGGATTGAGCGAAACATCACCGTCGGCCACCTGCCGAATGGTATTTATCGTCGTTTCATTATCATCATTCTTTTCAATATATCCCCAGGCGCCTGCTTTCACCGCTTCCAGGGCATAGCGGTCGTCAGGAATGGAGGAAGTGGTCAATATTCTGATGCCCTCGTTATAGGCCGTGATCCGTTGGATGGTCTTAATACTATCCAGCACCGGCAAATGTAAATCCAATAAAATTAAATCCGGGCAGACTTCTTTACAACTGTCTACCACCCCCTGACCATCTTGCACAATACCGACCACGCTCATCCCTGGTTGTTGGTCAAGAAATTCTTTTAATTTCCGGGCGTGGTCAAAATTGCTATCAGCTATGATGATTTTAATGGGCTGACTCATGGGCATTAGCCTTTCTGCATATTTCTATTCCACTTCACCATTTTTGATTATAAGAGATAAATGGGCGAATTGATAGAGCTAAAAGTACCTTAAGTTTTTGCCCAAAAGTACCTTAAGTTTTTGCCCAAAAGTACCTTAAAAAAAGACCTGCCGGGTACGCCCAAAAACCCGGCAGGTCCAATAATGGTTCAGCTTGCAGATAATGATTTATTGCTCTTCAACCAGGCCATCGCGCATAGCCCGGATGGCCGCTTCGGTTCGGTTATTGACTTGAAGTTTTTGAAATATTATGGAGAGGTAATTTTTAACCGTGCGCTCAGACAGCTTTAGTTCAGCCGCAATATCTTTGTTACTGGCTCCTTCGGCCACCAAAACCAAAATTTTCTGCTCGCGCTCGGTTAAAGGTTGAAGTTTGAGCGGTTCTTCTTCCCGGCTGGCAATCTGCCGAAACTCATCCAATAAACGGATGGTCATCTGGGGGTTTATCACCACCTGACCTTGATGCACTGCTTTAATAACCTCCAGTAATTCCCTGGAGCGGGTGTCTTTGAGCAGATAGGCTTTGGCTCCGGCTTTAACAGCCTCAAAAACGTACTCATCCTGGGGATACATAGTTAAAATGATAATACCCACCGAGGCGTCCTTTTTGAGAATCAACCGGGTGGCCTCAACGCCGTCAAGAACCGGCATATTAATGTCCATCAACACTACCGTTGGTTTTAATTGGGACACCAGCTTGACCGCTTCTAAACCATCCTCGGCCTCCCCCACCACTTCAATATCTTCATCCTCTTGATCCTCTAATAGAAAACGCAGTCCTTCTCTAAAAAGCGCATGGTCATCTACCAGTAAAATCCTGATCTTATCCATTATCCGGCTGCCTGTTCAACGGTTTCAAGGTTTTTTGGATTTGGATATTTTTTCGATCCTCGCCGGGCCGGCAATTTAGCAAACACCCGGGTGCCCTGGCCCGGCCTGCTTTCAATAGTCAGGCGTCCCCCCACCGTATGCGCCCGTTCACGCATAGAAACAAGTCCCAAGCCTTTGCCGGTTTGGGCGGGGAGTACTTGTTCAATCTGTTGCAAATCAAATCCCCGGCCATCATCCCTAACCTCCAAAATAATCCAGTTGTCGTTTGCTCCGGCCAGGCTTACCGCCAGTTGCTTGCATTGGGCGTGCTGCTGCGCATTGGAGAGCGATTCTTGCAAAATTCGATACAACGCGCTTTCTACTTCTGGCGATACTTCTACCGGCTCGCCCGTGACCACACAACTTGTTTTTAAATGCCAGCGGCAGCCAAATTCGGCCACAAAATTTTCAAGCACCTCAAACAACGATTTGCCCTCAAGGTCCACCGGGCGTAAATCAAAAATGTTCCGCCGTAGCTCATCAATGT includes these proteins:
- a CDS encoding response regulator transcription factor: MSQPIKIIIADSNFDHARKLKEFLDQQPGMSVVGIVQDGQGVVDSCKEVCPDLILLDLHLPVLDSIKTIQRITAYNEGIRILTTSSIPDDRYALEAVKAGAWGYIEKNDDNETTINTIRQVADGDVSLNPALAASILAEFHRLTG
- a CDS encoding PAS domain-containing protein, with the translated sequence MPALKEFANFITLNMANLAETYAQLLAESGVGYEAFSVERRVGSARRLLKAVIETFESETSDPLCRLFDGRVEEVPHRWPQDIFPPDPALEVECLGQTLVPVVTNLEASKFLWQVLAETRAAISLAMETAPSPEKLSPSEMEPSPQTIPLQVDQEETGSPLQGQSGPEVAHKQISEYQQAQAVLDEERNLLRSLIDNVPDRIYAKDTQSRFIVCNVATVRRMGKTSPDEIVGKSDFDLVPPELAERFYADEQAVIQSGKPVINREEPLEIDEDGRVIRWNLATKVPLRDNQGNIIGVVGLGREITELKRTEEALARAQNLLQTMLDNVPDRIYFKDTDSRFLRISKSQAQMFGLSDPEQAVGKTDFDFFTEEHARPAFEDEQRIIKTGQPVVDLEEKETWPDGHETWVLTTKMPLHNQDGHIIGTFGISRDITERKLSEQIMAKRAAQLETVAQVSTATSTILDTQELLQTVVDLTKERFNLYHAHIYLLNQTGDTLDLAAGAGQVGRQMVAQGWHIPLAQVQSLAARAARTRQGVVVNNVREDPDWLANPLLPDTCSELAIPLLVGDRMLGVLDVQADKIGSFTDEDVRIQTTLAAQIAIAIHNAALFESVAQAQREAEERLQETQTLQQLTQKLAGALQVEEVIGAFFEACTRFLGADYALFSLVDQAQQRVRAIAGFNVTEDHIRRANHPLDSNDIMADIIRTGQTDMITGWDPRFDPENFTAEGSVDWGLRIFTPISLRQENIGLVEVGYKEKIDAEVQDNQVNLLRTLVDQTAIALESAQRHEASQKAARREQIIRQITEKMRAAASLEELVKTAAMELGEQLSAGHAVVELGTEL
- a CDS encoding response regulator transcription factor, which codes for MDKIRILLVDDHALFREGLRFLLEDQEDEDIEVVGEAEDGLEAVKLVSQLKPTVVLMDINMPVLDGVEATRLILKKDASVGIIILTMYPQDEYVFEAVKAGAKAYLLKDTRSRELLEVIKAVHQGQVVINPQMTIRLLDEFRQIASREEEPLKLQPLTEREQKILVLVAEGASNKDIAAELKLSERTVKNYLSIIFQKLQVNNRTEAAIRAMRDGLVEEQ